The stretch of DNA GGATAGAAAAATACCATTAATGAAAAGGAAAGATGAATATGAAATTAGATAAAAAAACACAGATTTTTTATGGAATGGGAGTAAGTTATGCTATAGTGGATCAAATATTTGCTCAATGGATATTATATTTTTATTTGCCTCCAGAGAGTTCTGGGTTAAATGTAATAATGCCTCCAATATTTATTTCAATAGCCTTGGCAATTTCTAGAATAGTTGATATGGTTACTGATCCTGTGGTGGGATATGTTTCAGATAAAATAGACACTAAATGGGGAAGAAGAGTTCCATTTATTGCTGTTGGGAGTATTCCTTTAGGGATTATGACAGTGGCTTTCTTTTATCCGCCAACTTCTTCACCTACAGCATCTTTTATTTATTTAGCTGTAGTTGGATCTTTGTTTTTTACTTTTTATACTATAGTTGGAGCTCCTTATAATGCAATAATTCCAGAAATAGGAAACACTATGGAAGAAAGATTAAATTTATCAACTTGGCAATCAGTGTTTAGACTAATATACACAGCAATAGCAATGATATTACCAGGAGTTTTAATAAAAATGATTGGAAAGGGAGATACTTTACTTGGAATAAGAGGTATGGTAATAATTTTAAGTATAATTGCTTCTTTAGGTGGTTTTATAACTGTTTTTGGAGTCTCAGAAAAAAAATATTCAAAGGGAAAGGTTTCTAAGATTTCCTTTAAAGAAACAATTTTAATAATAGCTGGATATAGAAATTTTATTTTTTATTTATTTGGATTATTATTTTTCTTTGTTGGTTTTAATACTCTTAGAGCTACTATGAATTATTATGTGGAAGATATTATGGGATATGGAAAAACTCAAATTACAATAGCATCTGCACTGCTATTTGGAATGTCTGCTCTTTTCTTTTATCCAACAAATAAATTAGCAAAAAAAATAGGATATAGGAAAATTATGTTATTTGATCTTTTATTGTTAATGGTATTTACAGGGATGTTATTATTTCTTGGAAAAGGAATTCCAGAATCATTTGGCTTTGCAATATTTGCATTAATTGGGATACCAGTTGCAGGGGGAGCATTTATATTCCCACCAGCAATGTTAAGTGAAATTAGTAACAACATTAAGGAAGAAACTGGAAATAAAATAGAGGGAATTTGTTTTGGAATTCAAGGGTTTTTCTTGAAAATGGCCTTTATGGTTTCAATATTATTGTTGCCATTTATTTTAGTTTTTGGAAGTAATACAGGAAGAGTAAATAAAAATGGAATATATATGACAGCTATGTTTGCAATTGTGGCTTTTATAATTTCTTTTGTATTTTATTATAAATATGAAGAGAAAAAAGATAATTTTTAATAGAGGTTATTTATGGAAAGAATATATATTGTTGTAATAGAGATTTTTATATTAGAGGCATTATTATATTTTACTAGTTTAAACTTGATTATTATATTAATAATATTATTTTTATTGTGGTTATTTTTTATAAAGAAAAGAAAAGAGTTATCCATTTATATATTCCCCCTGATTTTTATAATTAGGGTAGTATTTTTTGTGGATTTCTCAGAGATAAGTCAAGGAAACCTCATAAATTTTAAAAGCAATATTGTTAATGGTTATGGAAAACTTGAAAAATTAAATAACAAACTTCCCTTTGAAAATAAGTATGTTTTTGTGGAAAAGTTAGGAGACGGGGAATATAATATTACAGGGAAAGTTTTATATGTAAAGGAAAGATTTATAGAAGTTGAAGTTTTGAAAAAAGAAAAAATAAAAGGTAATAAATTTAAAATTTATATGAATAAAAAACTAAATCGAACAAAAAATTATATTTCAAATGGATGTTCTAATCTTTTAAATGGAGTTATTT from Fusobacterium sp. IOR10 encodes:
- a CDS encoding MFS transporter, yielding MNMKLDKKTQIFYGMGVSYAIVDQIFAQWILYFYLPPESSGLNVIMPPIFISIALAISRIVDMVTDPVVGYVSDKIDTKWGRRVPFIAVGSIPLGIMTVAFFYPPTSSPTASFIYLAVVGSLFFTFYTIVGAPYNAIIPEIGNTMEERLNLSTWQSVFRLIYTAIAMILPGVLIKMIGKGDTLLGIRGMVIILSIIASLGGFITVFGVSEKKYSKGKVSKISFKETILIIAGYRNFIFYLFGLLFFFVGFNTLRATMNYYVEDIMGYGKTQITIASALLFGMSALFFYPTNKLAKKIGYRKIMLFDLLLLMVFTGMLLFLGKGIPESFGFAIFALIGIPVAGGAFIFPPAMLSEISNNIKEETGNKIEGICFGIQGFFLKMAFMVSILLLPFILVFGSNTGRVNKNGIYMTAMFAIVAFIISFVFYYKYEEKKDNF